From Anastrepha obliqua isolate idAnaObli1 chromosome 3, idAnaObli1_1.0, whole genome shotgun sequence:
tagcacaacttacggctatagaaaaactaaacaaaatggtataggagaaatttccaatacacccccaaaatctcgttttatggccataaaaccgtttttcagtaggttgatgtgaaaactcactcctaacttcgccactttccatccgatttcgaatttgttttttagttcgaaagaacaaaaacaagcctttttgacagtgtgttgacaatttttctgaaatgacaactgacgagactgtagacggaagtatttggaatttttttattttttctctattttttcaactttgacataatttttacgatattatccgatattgaggaatttttttagtacaccactgttatagtaaatttaattttgagtcgaatgagttatatttgactgtaattgaattaaaattaatagagttgtgtgggttttaagattttattttttttttactaatttggtatgtaggcatcgaagcatgaaaatgataacaagtgtcattataaacacataatatttattggagtactgtgcagtgcagcattgtacggtatggtacggtgcggtacggtgcagtacacaacggaactggttccaaacttaaacatgcattggaaacggccctttggagtttagtatggtacggtacatttgtcattctcttcatcagttttgaatacttctctgtaagaaattcgatcataatcattcatctgaagtcgtcatcaactaaattccattgtttaaatcgagaagcgagcgtttcagattgtcttcccgatagaagtaaatcacgagaaagatcctgaaaatctgaatttgatacaatgtgtcgttctgaagacttacaaccagacggaaagtactcttcatcatcaggtttattgttatcagtttgatcatcatcagcaatgagttaaACTTctttcagttcatgacctgcagttgtgtcaatcatatcgtccaagactacggggttcttaacagttgcaacatcagcatactttatgtgctttcgagctttataatgatgaccgtttacgtccgttttataaaaataacaatcatctggtttttgataaggctgatgatgccacatcatcggagaatattgagaaattcgacttttctggcaacgttttgatttatatctcttgaatgtcaatgaaacaaacaataaaactttaacgttttaataaggttaaattataataacaaacttcttttgttaatcaatgtacagtgtgaactttggtacacttgggagctttttcatatttctattgaaaaaaaatgtgctataatatgtcagatattttcgtaagttctaaccagttctgttgtatgcagtacagtgtactcttatgtatacatatatactccaataaatattacgtatctataaaatgcatcaaaacacgtccttattcccatttagcgtaagttatacctacataccaaattagtaaaaaaaaaaaaaaaatcttaaaacccatacaactctattaattttaattcatttacagtcaaatatagctcattcgacgcaaaattaaatttactataacagtggtgtactaaaaaaattcctcaatatccgataatatcgtaaaaattatgtcaaagttgaaaaaatagagaaaaaataaaagaattccaaatacttccgtctacagtctcggcagttgtcatttcagaaaaattgtcaacacactgtcaaaaaggcttgtttttgttctttcgaactaaaaaaacaaattcgaaatcggatggaaattggcgaagttaggagtgattcttcacatcaacctactgaaaaacggttttatggccataaaaacgagattttgggggtgtattggaaatttctcctataccatttttcttagttttactatacctacaagttgtactaggtctccataaaagtataaaatcactgtcgcatAGTGTTATATGTGCACAAAATATTCCATCGAACTATAATAACTAAGATAGCGCTGAAGATGCCGTAACCCAAAAACCTTTAATtaagttatttaattatatatgcaAATAGTAAACGCAGCGCTGCAGCATTGACCATTGAAAAGCAACAAATATTTCGTAGCACTACGAAACAAACTCTAAGACtgcgaagaaaaataaaatcttctGTTTACTGCTGCGGATATAGTGGAGCGATTTAAAGTTCAATTTCATAGCAAAGTAAGCCACAGAAACGCTTCTGTGAATGAGTTTTTATCTGAAATGTTTGTTTGGCGAAATCTTGCCAATACCTATTCAAATATCTTTCAGATGGCCTCCAAACATCAACAGCGGATATTAGCTTTGactttgaaataaatacaaatacaaattataataaagtgAACGGATTTAATGTTAATGGCGCTAATGCAGAAATCTTCGAGAAAAAGTCACATGCAATTTGTtaggtttttttctaattcttttttttcgtgtatttatcggtatgtaaatattatggcAAGTATTTTTAATCAACAGCCACTTGTAAAGCTCTATTCGCACAAAATGTGAGTGAAACAAAACAGACAAAAGCGTTAGTAGCagataataaactaaaaataaattttaataaaaaaaaaacaaaaataataattaatacagCATACGAGTTTGgagaggaaaaaaaataaaaagaaaacctgTGATTCGATAGATGCAACAAATATGTCGCTTACTGGTGgaataattttgtttgcagCTGTTCTATACACTTTTTCTATTGAGCATAACGGCAAATTATGCTTTAAATTGTACAAAATATCAGTTACTTATAATAATCGAATGAGCAATACTGCTCCAAAGAGATATGACCTTAAATATAGACTGGTGACTGTTAAGTGGTGGAATGCTGCACTGAAGCATTCAGCTAAAAGCTAACCGCAAATGTCAAGTGCTGCGTTGGTGTTACACAAAATTAGCCAGAAACGAAGGAGCCTCTTTGTAACGCACAGTTCCACACCAGCGCGCAGTTCTACGTAGCACCGCCAAGCCGATGCCATGCGCTCTCATCTACGCTTGCGCTGTGGATAAACTGTGCCATATGAGGTGACGCCATTATTAGCTAACTTGTTAAAGGAAACGCCTTCGTCCAGTGGCAGTGGTGACACTTTGATGGGCGCTATATTAACCGGCAACggcaatttcaaattgatcGAAGTATCTGTGGTGTCGATGGCGCCTTTTGGTGCAATATCATTCGCGGCCTCCAGAGCCTCCACTAAGGACGAAGGCAATGGCAATATGGAGGAGGGTAGCGCGCGTGCTGCGGAAACTGATGATGCCGCGTGGCTGTTGCTGATGCCACTGCCACCATTGCCGTACTTATAACCTTGATTGGTCAAGGCTGTTGTAAAGGCGGCATTTTCCAATGCGGGCGCGGTAAATTGTTGTGCGACATTAGTTGCTGTCGCGGCGGGCAGTTGCTGTGTATGTTGATAGTACGAAGTTGCTGATTGTTGTGAGGCTTGCTGTTGGTTTTGTTGGTATTGCTGGTAgtattgttgttgcgtttgctgTTGCACGTATCGTTGTTGGGTTTGCGCATAGCTGGCGGATTGTTGTTGATATCGTTGCTGCGTTGTTGTGGCCGCCGACTGTGGGATGGTGAGTTGATGTTGCGGTGTAGGGTAGTGATAGTAGCGAATTGGCATAAAGTTGGACAACTGTGCGGCGTTTGCAGCGAGCAGGAATGTGAGTACGCCACAAAAGCGAATTGGTAGTTTCTGTAATAATGAGATTGATTATTGAGAAAGCCAGAgagaattcaatttttattacgtAAATGTTGGTTGGTTAGGAAAGTTcggtaaaaaacttaaatatctcGTTTAATGAAACAATtcgtgaaatgaaaaattaacagTTAGGGAATAGTGAGTTCAGGGAATTAAAGAGAATTgtagacaaaaaaacaaagaaattgtaCCGCTTGACCAAACATTTTAGTTCTGAGCTCTACAGTCAACTATTAATGAGACAAAAAATCACTCCACAAATAAGTGGAGTGTACACtaatgttaggtgtttggcctagctccctctactatttgtggtgtgcgtcttgagttgttccacaaatggagggacctacagttgcaagctgactccgaacggcagataattttttatgaggaactttttcacggcagaaatacattcggaaatttgccattgcctgccgaggtgcggtcgatattagaaaatactttttctatcattttgctgtttcatgcgaATGGTAGCCaagcacaaacccattcggctaagcgTTAGATGGAAGTAAGTAATTCAATTGAAGTGGAATGTTCTGTCGAGACCAAGCcagacaaaaacatttttgataacCCAGCAGAGACTGTGGATGATTCGTTGGGTGTTCTGatataaatatagtaaattCTGCAAAAGTTCACTAGCCAATTCAATTGGGACCTACTAAATTTACTTAAACCAGttttaacaacaaaaagcaGCAATTCTGTTGTTATGAAATAATGATTATCTTGTGAAAATAGCAAATAATTAATCGTGGTATATATACTTTACATAAACAGGGTGATCCTTAAAAGGTTTCATTTAATCACATGTTATTTGGACAGTAACAGCTCTTTTCAGCGGTGTCTGAAACTCAGTATCATATCTCCGCGGAGTGAAATGAATCGCTTTACGCTCAATCATCGTTGGAAATACATATTGCAAACTTATTCCAAAATCAATATTGGGGAGCCAAAATagaaggtaggtaggtgaaatggttgaagtacccctctggcgccgttttgatatcattatgagacctccaacaggcagatatctacagccaggcaGAGCAGGGAGacgattgatgggatttaggttgccGCGCtggcccaggctgtcgaagaaaagatTACCCAGTGACCTTCATCGTCTGGCTGACAAACTatgacatttacagagaaaatgatcAACAGTCTCCCTCACTGAAAGTTCCccatagcttctgcaatagggattatatggtaaacctagctttttcaCGTGGGTGCCGATCGtacaatgaccggtaaacacagctacgagtttgaaaattcaATGGGGGgagtccccaggactttctgagccGAAACAGAACGTTcagtaaaaaaatcataatgataacgtttattaaaaataagtcaaaatcatattttctgaaGAAGTGCTATGTAAAGAAGCAAACCTGCTACATCCGGAAATCGGAAAGCCCACACTTGATGTCAAGATGCATCCTGAGACAGTTTGGTGCTTATTTTGGTgtccaacttcagaccgcttgcGCAGCTGATGCAGCTTTCTGTCAGTTAGCAATCCAGAGTATTGTCTACAAGTGCGCGAAAGCATTTTTTCCatgagtaaacgcgaaaaaaaatcagtaatggatttcagacgttatagtgtgattgcattatatttggcaggaaaatcacaaccagcgattgttcgttaGCTTGAGcacattaaagtaaataaagctttTGTTTATTGCACCATAACTCGTTCGGAGGTCATGgcggtggtcatcaaaagactgcaacgtcacgtgaaatggttcaataagtgaagaagcgacttgagcgaaatcccagACGAAGTGACtgtcaaatggcgaaagaactgaaaatttctgaaagcaGAAAGgggcatgatctcacaccaaaacagcaacaaatcaGATTTGAGAGGACGAAGGAGTTGCTCCGCTTGACCGAaagtggtcaatttccgaacatatGCTTTCTGaggagaaatttttttcaaattgatcaattcgtaaactcccacattttttactttgaattgaataaaagttatttttcaaactaaatatatgtcctttttaattggttacacttcaagtgccggaccctgtatgatAAAAATGCCATTTCAATCAACTGTGAATGTTGCACCGGGgcgataacatttttttttttctgccggAAATTAAAAACATGGACTTGAAAGATTTTTGATTTCAGCAGTAAGGTGCTTCATgccacactgcacgtgccacaatcGAGTTTCTGCGCGCAAACTCCGGTAATCGTATTATCGGCCACTTtggcgatgtcaattgaccACCTTTGAgctgtgatttgacaccgtttgaCTTGTGTTTATGGGTTATCTTAAAAGTTCGATATT
This genomic window contains:
- the LOC129241884 gene encoding uncharacterized protein LOC129241884, coding for MWNNKLPIRFCGVLTFLLAANAAQLSNFMPIRYYHYPTPQHQLTIPQSAATTTQQRYQQQSASYAQTQQRYVQQQTQQQYYQQYQQNQQQASQQSATSYYQHTQQLPAATATNVAQQFTAPALENAAFTTALTNQGYKYGNGGSGISNSHAASSVSAARALPSSILPLPSSLVEALEAANDIAPKGAIDTTDTSINLKLPLPVNIAPIKVSPLPLDEGVSFNKLANNGVTSYGTVYPQRKRR